The Canis lupus dingo isolate Sandy chromosome 11, ASM325472v2, whole genome shotgun sequence genome includes a region encoding these proteins:
- the TRIM32 gene encoding E3 ubiquitin-protein ligase TRIM32: MATAAAAASHLNLDALREVLECPICMESFTEEQLRPKLLHCGHTICRQCLEKLLASSINGVRCPFCSKITRITSLTQLTDNLTVLKIIDTAGLSEAVGLLMCRSCGRRLPRQFCRSCGVVLCEPCREADHQPPSHCTLPVKEAAEERRQDFGEKLARLRELMGELQRRKVALEGVSKDLQARYKAVLQEYGHEERRVQEELARSRKFFTGSLAEVEKSNSQVVEEQSYLLNIAEVQAVSRCDYFLAKIKQADVALLEETADEEEPELTASLPRELTLQDVELLKVGHVGPLQIGQAVKKPRTVNMEDSWAMEAAASAASTSVTFREMDMSPEEVAASPRASPAKQRGAEPAANMQQCLFLKKMGAKGSTPGMFNLPVSLYVTSQGEVLVADRGNYRIQVFTRKGFLKEIRRSPSGIDSFVLSFLGADLPNLTPLSVAMNCQGLIGVTDSYDNSLKVYTLDGHCVACHRSQLSKPWGITALPSGQFVVTDVEGGKLWCFTVDRGAGVVKYSCLCSAVRPKFVTCDAEGTVYFTQGLGLNLENRQNEHHLEGGFSIGSVGPDGQLGRQISHFFSENEDFRCIAGMCVDARGDLIVADSSRKEILHFPKGGGYSVLIREGLTCPVGIALTPKGQLLVLDCWDHCIKIYSYHLRRYSTP, from the coding sequence ATGGCCACCGCGGCAGCAGCAGCGTCTCACCTGAACCTGGACGCCCTCCGGGAAGTGCTGGAATGCCCCATCTGCATGGAGTCCTTCACAGAGGAGCAGTTGCGGCCCAAGCTCCTGCACTGTGGCCATACCATCTGCCGCCAGTGCCTGGAGAAGCTCCTGGCCAGTAGCATCAATGGTGTCCGCTGTCCCTTTTGCAGCAAGATTACCCGCATCACCAGCCTCACCCAGCTGACAGACAACCTGACGGTGCTGAAGATCATTGACACCGCTGGGCTGAGTGAGGCTGTGGGGCTGCTCATGTGCCGGTCCTGTGGGCGGCGGCTGCCCAGGCAGTTCTGCAGGAGCTGCGGTGTGGTGCTGTGTGAGCCCTGTCGGGAGGCGGACCACCAGCCCCCCAGCCACTGTACACTCCCTGTCAAAGAGGCAGCTGAGGAGCGGCGTCAGGACTTCGGAGAGAAGCTGGCCCGTCTGCGGGAGCTGATGGGGGAGCTGCAGCGGCGGAAGGTGGCCTTGGAAGGGGTCTCCAAGGACCTTCAGGCAAGGTATAAAGCGGTTCTCCAGGAGTATGGGCACGAGGAGCGCAGGGTCCAGGAAGAGCTGGCTCGCTCTCGCAAGTTCTTCACAGGCTCTTTGGCTGAGGTTGAGAAGTCCAACAGCCAAGTGGTAGAGGAGCAGAGTTACCTGCTTAACATTGCAGAGGTGCAGGCGGTGTCTCGCTGTGACTACTTCCTGGCCAAGATCAAGCAGGCCGATGTAGCACTACTGGAGGAGACAGCGGATGAGGAGGAGCCGGAGCTCACGGCCAGCCTGCCCCGGGAGCTCACCCTACAGGATGTGGAGCTGCTTAAGGTGGGCCATGTCGGCCCCCTCCAAATCGGGCAGGCTGTTAAAAAGCCCCGGACAGTCAACATGGAAGATTCCTGGGCCATGGAGGCTGCAGCCTCTGCTGCCTCTACCTCCGTTACGTTCAGAGAGATGGACATGAGCCCCGAGGAAGTGGCTGCCAGCCCCCGGGCCTCACCTGCTAAGCAGCGGGGTGCCGAGCCAGCCGCCAATATGCAGCAGTGCCTCTTCCTCAAGAAGATGGGGGCCAAGGGCAGCACTCCAGGCATGTTCAACCTTCCGGTCAGTCTCTACGTGACCAGTCAAGGCGAGGTGCTGGTTGCTGACCGGGGCAACTACCGTATACAAGTCTTTACTCGGAAAGGCTTTTTGAAGGAGATCCGCCGCAGCCCTAGTGGCATCGACAGCTTCGTGCTGAGCTTCCTTGGCGCCGATCTGCCCAATCTCACTCCTCTCTCAGTGGCCATGAACTGCCAAGGACTGATCGGTGTAACCGACAGctatgacaactccctcaaggTGTATACCCTGGATGGCCACTGCGTGGCCTGTCACAGGAGCCAGCTGAGCAAACCCTGGGGCATCACGGCCCTTCCGTCCGGCCAGTTTGTGGTAACTGACGTGGAGGGCGGAAAGCTCTGGTGCTTCACTGTTGACCGAGGAGCAGGGGTGGTCAAATACAGCTGCCTCTGTAGCGCCGTGCGGCCCAAGTTTGTCACCTGTGACGCGGAGGGCACCGTCTACTTCACCCAGGGCTTGGGCCTCAATCTGGAGAATCGGCAGAATGAGCACCACCTGGAGGGCGGCTTCTCCATCGGCTCCGTGGGCCCCGATGGCCAGCTGGGTCGCCAGATCAGCCACTTCTTCTCAGAGAATGAGGATTTCCGCTGCATCGCCGGCATGTGTGTGGATGCTCGTGGTGACCTCATCGTGGCTGACAGTAGTCGAAAGGAAATTCTCCACTTTCCCAAGGGTGGGGGCTATAGCGTCCTCATTCGAGAGGGGCTCACGTGTCCGGTGGGCATCGCCCTCACTCCTAAAGGGCAGCTCCTGGTCTTGGACTGTTGGGATCACTGCATCAAGATTTACAGCTACCATCTGAGAAGATACTCTACCCCTTAG